TGATGGCCATGGATAAAGTATTTAGGGCTGTATTTATCCAAAAGGGAAATAAAAACCTTAAATCCTATATGGCATAAGTCATCCCCATCGCCTAATTCGTATGCAGGAGAATGGGTAAGTAAGATATCAAAGCCATCATTCTTTTTTAGAGCCCTTTTAAGTTTTTTAACCCTTTGTTCCATTTCCTTTTCAGTATATTGGAAGGGGCCGTTATTGTATGCTTGAGAGCCCCCGAGCCCTAATATTCTAATATTGTTATGAACAACTATTTTATCATCTATGGCAGTGCAACCAAGAGGTTCCTTAACAGCATATCGTCCATCGTGATTGCCATGGATGTAGAATAAAGGAGCTTTTATCATAGTAACTAAAAAAGATAGGTACTCGGATTTTAAATCCCCACTAGAAAGTATTAAATCTATATCTTTAAAACGTTCACGGTCAAAATGATCCCAAATATAGGAGGACTCTTTATCACTAACTACGAGTATTTTCATGGAATATACCAACCTTCTATTATCGTCTGTGTAATT
The Candidatus Epulonipiscium sp. DNA segment above includes these coding regions:
- a CDS encoding metallophosphoesterase, whose product is MKILVVSDKESSYIWDHFDRERFKDIDLILSSGDLKSEYLSFLVTMIKAPLFYIHGNHDGRYAVKEPLGCTAIDDKIVVHNNIRILGLGGSQAYNNGPFQYTEKEMEQRVKKLKRALKKNDGFDILLTHSPAYELGDGDDLCHIGFKVFISLLDKYSPKYFIHGHQHLNYGLQKRYLTYKDTSIINAYEYHIFEY